In Planctomycetota bacterium, a single window of DNA contains:
- a CDS encoding protein-L-isoaspartate(D-aspartate) O-methyltransferase yields the protein MQATDALPDAESRRDEREQMVERQLRARGIRDPRVLQAFREVPRHFFVPPQRAAEAYEDYPIDIGRGQTISQPYMVALMTELLALRGSERVLEVGTGSGYQAAILAKLCPAVYTVERLPDLSRRAQALLAQLGLAHVHCRVGDGTLGWPEEAPFDRIIVTAAGPSVPASLEAQLAEGGRLVMPTGGRGTQELVVVERRGGALRRETHGGCVFVRLIGREGWPD from the coding sequence ATGCAAGCCACGGACGCGCTTCCCGACGCCGAATCCCGCCGCGACGAGCGCGAGCAGATGGTCGAGCGGCAGCTCCGCGCCCGCGGCATCCGCGACCCCAGGGTGCTCCAGGCCTTTCGCGAGGTGCCGCGCCACTTCTTCGTGCCCCCCCAGCGCGCCGCCGAGGCCTACGAAGACTACCCGATTGACATCGGCCGGGGCCAGACCATCTCGCAGCCCTACATGGTGGCCCTCATGACCGAGCTGCTCGCTCTCCGCGGCAGCGAACGCGTGCTCGAGGTGGGCACCGGGTCCGGCTACCAGGCCGCGATCCTGGCGAAACTGTGCCCCGCCGTCTACACCGTGGAACGGCTGCCGGACCTCAGCCGACGCGCGCAGGCCCTCCTGGCGCAGCTTGGCCTGGCCCACGTGCACTGCCGCGTGGGCGATGGCACGCTGGGCTGGCCCGAGGAGGCGCCGTTCGACCGCATCATCGTCACCGCGGCGGGGCCGAGCGTCCCGGCGTCCCTCGAGGCGCAACTGGCGGAGGGGGGGCGGCTCGTGATGCCGACGGGCGGCCGGGGGACCCAGGAGCTGGTGGTCGTGGAGCGCCGCGGGGGCGCGCTGCGCCGCGAGACCCATGGGGGCTGCGTCTTCGTGCGGCTCATCGGCCGGGAGGGGTGGCCCGACTGA